A genomic stretch from Candidatus Schekmanbacteria bacterium includes:
- a CDS encoding prepilin-type N-terminal cleavage/methylation domain-containing protein: MKGNILKQNKGFTFVESLVALLIFSIVMIGFNALLTTVIKNNFLNKKITTATALVRDKIEDLKSKGYTSSDLSSGSHSDSNNPINEIGTNGGIFTRNWNVVEASSMKNVTVTVSWDSGKHNVSLTAKVIQ; this comes from the coding sequence GTGAAGGGGAACATTTTAAAACAGAATAAAGGATTTACTTTTGTTGAGTCGCTCGTTGCCTTACTTATATTTTCAATTGTAATGATAGGTTTCAATGCTCTTTTAACAACCGTCATAAAAAACAATTTCTTAAATAAAAAAATTACCACAGCAACAGCCCTTGTTAGAGACAAAATCGAGGATTTAAAAAGCAAAGGATACACAAGTTCTGATTTATCTTCTGGTTCCCATTCGGATTCAAATAATCCAATTAATGAAATAGGAACAAACGGAGGAATATTTACCAGGAATTGGAATGTTGTTGAGGCAAGCAGCATGAAAAACGTTACTGTCACAGTCAGCTGGGATTCTGGTAAGCATAATGTATCTCTTACAGCAAAGGTTATTCAATAG
- a CDS encoding prepilin-type N-terminal cleavage/methylation domain-containing protein, whose protein sequence is MAIKIKNKNGFTLIELLVALFISLATASIAYTFMSFNEKAYTVEDEKLHMQQSARTAVEMIQRDILFAGMGSNVFCSQGNVGSIKPAYGGGGANSDSISVYSPTADPVLTTLSIDMADSSDQFQVTDVSGFVGWVNGKGIICDGVNYQRFNINLVQEDTKTIQHNSDYPAAHQYAAGTQLLLFKGKEMIYSIDNSDPSHPSLTKEILSWDNTLSLGASSGRKIVAKDVEAMQLVYILANGTSTQNPANPSDIRAVKITFVARTEHSDSNYNQGDSPFTALNERDGYRRMLLSAIIKPRNI, encoded by the coding sequence ATGGCTATAAAGATAAAAAATAAAAATGGTTTTACCTTGATTGAGTTATTGGTTGCATTGTTTATTTCATTAGCGACTGCATCTATAGCATATACGTTTATGAGCTTTAATGAAAAGGCTTACACGGTTGAGGACGAAAAACTTCATATGCAGCAGAGCGCAAGGACAGCAGTTGAAATGATTCAGAGGGATATTTTGTTTGCAGGAATGGGTTCTAATGTATTCTGTTCGCAGGGTAATGTTGGATCAATAAAACCTGCTTATGGAGGAGGCGGTGCTAACTCTGATTCCATATCAGTATATTCTCCGACAGCTGATCCTGTTCTAACTACTCTAAGTATTGATATGGCGGATTCATCTGATCAGTTTCAGGTCACCGATGTATCAGGATTTGTAGGTTGGGTGAACGGTAAGGGAATAATCTGCGATGGTGTTAATTATCAGAGATTCAACATTAATCTGGTTCAGGAGGATACTAAAACAATTCAACACAATAGCGATTATCCAGCGGCACATCAATATGCTGCTGGTACGCAACTGTTACTTTTCAAAGGGAAGGAGATGATTTACTCCATAGATAATTCTGATCCCTCGCATCCTTCACTTACTAAAGAAATATTATCTTGGGACAATACGCTCAGTTTAGGCGCTAGTTCCGGAAGAAAGATTGTCGCTAAAGATGTTGAAGCAATGCAGTTGGTTTATATTCTGGCTAATGGAACTTCTACTCAAAATCCCGCTAATCCCAGTGATATCCGGGCTGTGAAAATAACTTTCGTGGCGAGGACAGAACATTCTGATTCAAATTACAATCAGGGAGATAGCCCTTTTACTGCACTGAATGAAAGAGATGGATACAGAAGAATGCTTTTGAGCGCAATAATCAAACCACGGAATATTTAA
- a CDS encoding DUF4900 domain-containing protein yields the protein MNRSKNNKGAALIIILLISAVLTILGTVAMTISTTENKMNSKQQTSSQALYAADGGVNHSILNLRAQVKTILPGNLNSVTDGSLINQYVVNNDPAGFMAAYGGFSKINNQKATLTSVSGSLGQGNYTATITVESDGNPSSPSTNIYVFPFKYTILSNGSGLNNSSKSIIANGTFEVTVMRSSFARYALFTNDQRNAVGTRVWFTGNTNFKGPVHTNGRFNFANNPSGSFSGLVTSAGRDCPTCAPSSMANYYNNGSMKTLDDNHNGTKDVPTFTAGFNRGVNPINLPTLTDADTQKKRALGLSDADSIPAKSTGVYVETASGNVKGGIYIKGASSITLGKDASGNEKHTIVQGSTTSTITVNRTTNQTMVTTGSTTNTYNGILNGMIFNDGGDITSFSGTVQKDSQITVASSNNITITNNVTYEDVNSGPPVNASGKTNVLGIVSWNGNVKIGATAPNNINVHATVMSVNGEFNVTNYNTGSPRGTATVLGGVIENTYGAFGTFSGTTPVSGYGRNFVYDQRMGEGMSPPFFPTTSSFTSQQSGLDNLPVWKGGG from the coding sequence ATGAATAGAAGCAAAAACAATAAAGGCGCGGCGCTCATTATCATTCTGCTTATTAGTGCTGTTCTAACCATTCTGGGTACAGTAGCAATGACCATCTCAACTACTGAGAATAAGATGAACAGCAAACAGCAGACTTCAAGTCAGGCTTTGTATGCTGCTGATGGAGGAGTAAATCATAGTATTTTAAATCTTAGAGCTCAGGTTAAAACAATTTTACCAGGCAATCTGAATTCAGTAACGGATGGTTCTTTGATTAATCAGTATGTGGTAAACAATGATCCGGCTGGATTCATGGCAGCTTATGGTGGTTTTAGCAAGATCAACAATCAGAAAGCGACTCTTACATCTGTTTCCGGATCACTGGGACAGGGGAATTATACAGCGACTATTACCGTAGAATCCGATGGCAATCCCTCAAGCCCAAGCACCAATATTTACGTGTTTCCCTTTAAATACACTATTCTCTCTAATGGATCCGGACTTAACAACTCGTCAAAAAGTATTATAGCTAACGGTACATTTGAAGTTACTGTAATGAGATCCAGTTTTGCACGTTACGCCCTTTTTACTAATGACCAAAGAAATGCTGTTGGTACCAGGGTCTGGTTTACGGGAAACACAAATTTTAAAGGACCAGTGCATACTAATGGCAGATTTAATTTCGCGAATAACCCAAGCGGAAGTTTCAGCGGATTGGTTACAAGTGCAGGAAGAGACTGCCCTACATGTGCTCCAAGCAGTATGGCTAATTATTATAATAATGGTTCTATGAAAACCCTTGATGATAACCACAATGGTACGAAGGATGTTCCGACATTTACTGCTGGTTTTAACCGTGGTGTCAACCCAATAAATCTACCAACTTTAACAGATGCTGACACTCAAAAGAAAAGAGCTTTAGGTTTGTCTGATGCAGACTCAATTCCTGCTAAATCTACCGGAGTTTATGTTGAAACAGCTTCCGGCAATGTTAAAGGAGGAATTTATATAAAAGGAGCATCATCCATAACATTGGGGAAAGATGCATCTGGAAATGAAAAACATACCATTGTTCAAGGTTCAACAACTTCAACCATAACCGTTAACAGGACAACTAATCAAACTATGGTTACCACTGGAAGTACCACAAATACATATAATGGCATATTGAATGGCATGATATTCAACGATGGTGGGGATATTACAAGTTTTTCCGGAACAGTTCAGAAAGATTCTCAGATCACTGTTGCTTCATCAAACAATATAACCATTACTAATAATGTTACTTATGAAGATGTTAATTCAGGGCCTCCGGTAAATGCTTCCGGAAAAACAAATGTTTTAGGAATTGTTTCCTGGAATGGAAACGTAAAAATAGGGGCAACAGCTCCTAATAACATTAATGTTCATGCCACTGTTATGTCCGTAAACGGCGAGTTTAATGTGACTAATTATAACACAGGAAGCCCACGAGGAACAGCGACAGTTCTTGGCGGTGTCATAGAAAACACTTATGGTGCATTCGGGACATTCAGCGGGACAACACCGGTTAGCGGTTACGGAAGGAATTTTGTTTATGATCAAAGAATGGGTGAAGGTATGAGTCCCCCATTTTTTCCTACAACGAGCAGTTTTACAAGCCAACAAAGTGGTCTCGATAATCTGCCTGTTTGGAAAGGAGGTGGTTAA
- a CDS encoding PAS domain S-box protein, translating into MLLLVVILPIVIMTFLFNDEEIKISSLGLYIHIAILLTVSISLITIISAIYSKKIAAQLADIANTAEKISKGNFNERVKVENKKGEILRLATAFNEMVKKLEESLQFRESDKKYAENIIESANTIIIGGDLKGIVRIFNKEAENITGYKKEEVIGRNFFEIFAPKEIAAFIQQRFMEWAMSNQDYVRNSQYPLVTKSGDNRIIAWRNSVVKEDGKITGTISFGIDITDQKKAEEFEERLVSILNASPDFISLFDREGNILYLNRAGRRMAGVPEGEYVSSTTAIYDYYPESERERIKNEWLPVAEQDGIWSGETSILNRTGYEIPVSQVIIAHKENDGTLRYFSCIARDITEIKQMLSVLDQSERRFRALFEESKDMVYMSVPEGYFIDINQAGVELLGYSSKEEAMQIDITTSLYLNPINRKKLADALENYGFVKDFETVFIKKNGDLINVLLTSTNVRDDTGKTVMYRGIIRDITEQKKLEQQLLHAQKMEAIGQLAGGIAHDFNNIMTAIIGYGSIIQRKLDADDPLYAYVDPLLASAEKAANLTQSLLTFSRKQVMNPRPIDLNSIISGLQKLMSRLISEEIELKISLSSEHLTIFADKGQIEQVLMNLVANARDAMPDGGVLTINTDSEFLDNVFIRTHGYGKQGEYVVFSVSDTGIGMDEKTRLKVFEPFFTTKEIGKGTGLGLSMVYGIIKQHNGYINLYSEPGKGTIFKIYIPLEKKRSVEEKVEKELIPSGKGEMILIAEDESEIRNLISALLDEFGYKVIAAVDGEDAVSKFKEHKDEINLLIFDVIMPKKSGKDAYSEIKKIVPNIKAIFVSGYGGDIITQKGLIDENAKFIPKPISPNAFLKAIRSVLDS; encoded by the coding sequence TTGCTACTGTTAGTAGTTATTCTCCCAATTGTCATTATGACTTTTCTTTTTAATGATGAAGAGATTAAAATCAGTTCATTGGGTTTGTATATACATATTGCCATTCTTCTTACGGTTTCAATCAGTTTGATTACAATAATATCTGCTATTTATTCAAAAAAGATTGCAGCTCAACTCGCTGATATTGCGAACACGGCAGAGAAAATTTCAAAGGGGAATTTTAACGAGCGTGTGAAAGTTGAGAACAAAAAAGGAGAAATTTTACGGCTCGCAACAGCATTTAATGAAATGGTTAAAAAGCTTGAAGAATCACTTCAGTTTCGTGAAAGCGACAAAAAGTATGCAGAGAACATTATAGAGTCTGCTAATACAATTATTATCGGTGGAGACCTCAAGGGTATAGTACGAATATTTAACAAGGAAGCAGAGAATATCACTGGTTATAAAAAAGAAGAAGTCATAGGAAGAAATTTTTTCGAAATTTTCGCGCCCAAAGAAATTGCCGCTTTTATACAGCAAAGGTTTATGGAATGGGCTATGAGTAATCAGGATTATGTGAGGAATTCGCAATACCCTTTAGTTACAAAATCAGGAGATAACCGCATTATAGCCTGGCGAAACAGCGTAGTAAAAGAAGATGGAAAAATTACAGGGACTATCTCATTCGGCATTGATATTACAGACCAGAAGAAAGCAGAAGAGTTCGAGGAGCGTCTTGTCTCGATTCTCAATGCATCACCAGATTTTATATCTCTTTTTGACCGTGAAGGGAATATTCTTTATCTGAACAGGGCGGGCAGGAGAATGGCAGGTGTCCCTGAGGGAGAGTATGTATCGTCTACCACTGCTATCTATGACTATTATCCTGAAAGTGAGAGAGAGAGAATAAAAAATGAATGGCTGCCTGTTGCTGAACAGGATGGCATATGGTCAGGCGAGACATCGATTTTAAACAGGACTGGATACGAAATACCTGTCTCCCAGGTGATTATTGCTCATAAGGAAAATGATGGCACATTGAGATATTTTTCATGCATAGCAAGGGATATTACTGAAATAAAACAGATGCTGTCTGTGCTTGATCAGTCTGAAAGACGTTTCCGCGCTCTTTTTGAAGAGTCAAAAGACATGGTTTATATGAGCGTACCTGAAGGCTATTTCATAGATATTAATCAGGCTGGAGTAGAACTGCTCGGATACTCGTCAAAAGAAGAGGCAATGCAGATTGACATTACAACATCCCTTTATTTAAACCCCATTAATAGAAAAAAATTGGCTGATGCCCTTGAAAACTATGGATTTGTAAAGGACTTTGAGACAGTTTTTATTAAGAAAAACGGAGACCTTATCAATGTGCTCTTAACATCTACAAACGTTCGAGATGATACAGGAAAAACAGTTATGTATCGGGGGATAATAAGGGACATTACGGAGCAGAAAAAGCTGGAACAACAATTGCTCCATGCACAAAAGATGGAAGCTATCGGCCAGCTTGCAGGCGGCATAGCTCATGACTTTAATAATATTATGACTGCAATAATAGGATATGGAAGCATCATCCAGAGGAAGCTGGACGCGGATGATCCGCTATACGCTTATGTTGACCCTCTGCTGGCATCAGCTGAGAAAGCTGCAAACCTGACGCAGAGCCTGCTTACATTCAGCAGAAAACAGGTAATGAATCCAAGACCAATCGACCTGAATTCAATAATAAGCGGACTACAGAAGCTGATGTCAAGACTGATTAGCGAAGAGATTGAACTGAAGATATCTCTCTCAAGTGAACATCTGACAATATTTGCAGACAAAGGACAGATAGAGCAGGTCCTTATGAATCTTGTTGCCAATGCGAGAGACGCCATGCCTGATGGAGGGGTTTTGACTATTAACACTGATTCTGAATTTTTGGATAATGTCTTTATAAGGACACATGGATATGGCAAGCAAGGGGAATACGTTGTTTTTTCTGTTAGTGATACAGGTATTGGCATGGATGAGAAAACAAGACTAAAAGTCTTTGAACCATTTTTTACTACCAAAGAAATCGGCAAAGGTACCGGATTGGGGCTATCAATGGTTTACGGTATAATTAAACAGCATAACGGATATATTAATTTATACAGTGAGCCTGGCAAAGGTACAATATTTAAGATATATATACCTCTTGAAAAAAAGAGGAGTGTAGAAGAAAAAGTTGAAAAAGAGTTAATCCCATCCGGAAAAGGTGAAATGATATTGATTGCAGAGGATGAGAGTGAAATAAGGAATTTGATAAGTGCTCTCCTTGATGAGTTTGGCTACAAGGTAATAGCAGCAGTTGACGGTGAAGATGCGGTATCAAAATTCAAGGAACATAAGGATGAAATAAATCTTCTTATCTTTGATGTAATAATGCCAAAGAAAAGCGGTAAAGACGCTTATTCTGAGATTAAGAAAATAGTTCCTAATATCAAGGCTATTTTTGTAAGCGGCTATGGAGGGGATATAATAACCCAAAAAGGCCTTATCGATGAAAACGCAAAATTCATACCAAAACCGATTTCTCCAAATGCATTTCTGAAAGCAATTCGTTCTGTCCTTGATTCATAA
- a CDS encoding RHS domain-containing protein: MKYRLLFFLCLFAFIPLRLYAEDSPPQGLSAVLVPDYDLYGNAQKRLMVSWTPYDDISISCCDYNIKALAGYEITLGVQRACMHDGMSTHFEIGMDNSYSTLLWADTNSVQVYVYARLRFGCFRCGTEGDRLTPAATFFITPTELCNTPISVPPAEQDVCQTQKLSVGEPVSVLNGEMTNEEIDFKVSGINMDLEFKRSYSNRLQIPASSSGVSTPVSKSNGSIVFSELSEMGYDGVSSASPSRTLTLERDGIPMGYGWTHNFNVHIDFLQSGNAIRFFDEKGRSSYFYKKDGVYLPSLEPSAYEFTDNGNDTYTLIYPGGKTLLFGSDGRLLSVTHPAGNSIELSYNSSGQLTELYDTIGNAFTISYDSSGRMTAVYGPQTAKNLTGKLAEYQYASYGRLQKVIYPDGSSTTYEYGDANDNVNITKITGRDGRVHTYIYDSQDRVSSFSEDNGQSNSTLTYNPNSWYTTLTNTRGYSTNFYYDVKNRSGFLKNSTGGSTCSTCTSPYYSYTNDSMGRTTAVTDYYGNITLYELFDSEGKPERIIYGSGTIDEVVMTYTYHPSLDIPVSLTTPSVFGSSSGDREIVVDYDNDGDGTPNESPEALPQKLIQKGYTKDASRQIIPYNYVSTFSYDEYSRLISADGPRGDVSDTAYFEYYSFDISNGMNRGRLKKITDTAGNVYVYDLYDIYGNPGKITYPAGAVYELDYDLSGNLIEIKNGESVRSYEYYQGGKVHYEILPEGNIVEYIYNELGDVSKVKLRRGPGKTSSVIETSLYEYDRERNLTAYEVKEGDENGVRALREEYVYAAWNKLKTIYPEAGNNSISYGIGQHLKFEGAREPVTPVGTPGWFYYYDHMLRLIKVAEFPNSLNLITQYTYDNFGSIKSMTDSAGNTTNFEYDDMGRLLYVNSEERGESIFSYDEMSEPATIIDGNGRTKQISYDSEGRVTGIAYENGDDISLIYDEAESSYGKGRLTSVDDGKSVIRYNYDETGNVTSEVKSMDGKNYNMTYAYDKNGRVAKNIYPSGLEVSYEYPWGGDYPDRIKIKKENGSVAEVDFERGAFGSEKVITYSNGVRENIAYDSQFRVTGITAGKGSGSSFLELDISRDWNGNILEIADGIDSSDGYSYLYDSFNRLISASGPFGEMSFAYDNVGNRVTSILNGGEKNYTYSGNRLMGVSGDTSGTFSYNDAGMLVSDGEHIYNYDKNSMLESVVKNGDKAGQYRYDYMGMRDRKIKHGNWQNYFYDLDGRLISITDRNGNQVSDFVYAGERRIAAVMPDADTAPQSYRGKGIKKKTGIKVIGKYTVTVDVGGGNPKLKIKKRIKKRKGKSFKSKVESDVDVYGSASWDSIKKIVSANVTLKNKDSAKTLYDVDARLTYTSVASVKVRNRDGTTSDDKPYWYYGKIAAGDENIVHWEFSDPDIVSFTFSVTVMGSYNPDGQKIYYYHNDHLGRPVIMTDEDGSVAWKGNYYPFGKLYQSEGTIKNNFRFPGQWEDEESGLFYNGARYYDPSTGRYISPDPVLGDQYLPQTLNPYVYVTNNPLALTDPEGIWPEDIHNKIIGRGLSDILLPNEIKTLEKASKDIDNPLNQGKDSSYQHAMCSPCQTPQEAERLWNLFIEQQLQNAINAPNRKEAIYELGKGMHALMDSTSPTHKGFQVWGGMWPPSIWREDLKHTRGERNISYNELQQTSRIVRDYYLKYQQMKMRCSR, encoded by the coding sequence GTGAAATACAGATTGTTATTCTTCCTCTGCTTATTTGCTTTTATTCCTTTACGGCTCTATGCTGAAGATTCTCCTCCGCAGGGTCTTTCAGCAGTGCTTGTTCCCGATTATGACCTTTATGGCAATGCGCAAAAAAGGCTCATGGTTTCATGGACGCCCTATGATGACATAAGTATCAGCTGCTGTGACTACAATATAAAAGCGCTTGCGGGTTATGAGATAACACTTGGTGTTCAAAGAGCATGCATGCACGATGGAATGAGTACCCATTTTGAAATTGGAATGGATAATTCCTACTCCACATTGCTTTGGGCAGATACTAATTCGGTGCAGGTTTATGTTTATGCGCGTTTAAGATTTGGTTGTTTTAGATGCGGTACCGAAGGAGATCGCCTTACTCCCGCTGCCACATTTTTTATAACGCCGACAGAACTTTGTAATACTCCAATCTCTGTGCCTCCTGCTGAACAAGATGTGTGTCAGACGCAGAAGTTAAGCGTTGGTGAGCCGGTAAGTGTTTTAAACGGCGAGATGACAAATGAAGAAATTGATTTCAAAGTCAGTGGTATCAATATGGATCTAGAATTCAAACGTTCCTATTCAAACAGGCTTCAGATCCCAGCTTCTTCTTCAGGTGTATCAACGCCTGTCAGCAAATCCAATGGTTCTATCGTGTTTAGCGAACTTTCTGAAATGGGCTATGACGGGGTTTCGTCAGCGTCTCCTTCAAGGACTTTAACGCTTGAGAGGGATGGGATTCCTATGGGGTATGGCTGGACCCACAATTTCAATGTGCACATTGATTTTCTTCAGTCTGGTAATGCCATAAGATTTTTTGATGAAAAGGGAAGAAGCTCTTATTTCTATAAAAAAGATGGAGTCTATCTTCCTTCGCTCGAGCCATCTGCATATGAATTTACCGACAATGGCAACGATACATATACGCTTATTTATCCGGGCGGCAAAACGCTCTTATTCGGCAGCGACGGAAGACTTCTTTCAGTTACTCATCCTGCCGGCAACAGCATCGAGCTTTCATATAATTCCAGCGGACAGCTTACAGAGCTATACGATACCATAGGAAATGCATTTACTATCAGTTATGACTCTTCCGGGCGGATGACTGCCGTCTATGGTCCGCAAACTGCAAAAAACCTGACAGGCAAACTTGCTGAATATCAGTATGCAAGCTATGGGCGTCTTCAGAAGGTAATTTATCCTGACGGCTCGTCAACTACGTATGAATACGGAGATGCAAATGATAATGTCAATATTACGAAGATAACCGGGCGTGATGGAAGAGTTCATACATATATTTACGATTCGCAGGACAGGGTTTCGAGCTTTTCTGAAGATAACGGGCAATCCAATTCGACACTCACATATAATCCGAATAGCTGGTACACGACTCTAACTAATACGCGCGGCTATTCTACAAACTTTTATTATGATGTAAAAAACCGTTCCGGATTTCTAAAAAACTCAACAGGCGGTTCAACATGCTCAACCTGTACTTCCCCATATTATTCTTACACCAATGACAGCATGGGGAGGACAACAGCGGTAACAGATTATTACGGGAATATAACTCTTTACGAGCTTTTTGATTCTGAAGGGAAGCCGGAAAGAATAATATACGGCAGCGGTACGATAGACGAAGTTGTGATGACCTACACTTATCATCCGTCACTTGATATCCCTGTGTCATTGACGACGCCAAGTGTGTTCGGCAGCAGCAGCGGTGACAGAGAAATCGTTGTTGATTATGATAATGATGGAGATGGAACACCTAATGAAAGCCCAGAAGCTTTGCCGCAAAAGCTTATTCAGAAAGGTTATACAAAGGATGCCTCCCGGCAGATCATCCCCTATAACTATGTATCAACTTTTTCTTATGATGAATATTCAAGACTTATTTCCGCCGATGGCCCGCGGGGAGATGTATCTGATACAGCATATTTTGAATATTATTCATTTGATATCTCAAATGGCATGAATCGCGGCAGGCTTAAAAAGATCACCGATACTGCCGGCAATGTCTATGTTTATGACTTGTACGATATTTACGGAAATCCGGGGAAGATCACTTATCCGGCCGGTGCTGTTTATGAACTTGATTATGATTTGAGCGGCAACCTCATTGAGATTAAGAATGGTGAGTCAGTTCGTAGCTATGAATATTATCAGGGAGGGAAGGTGCATTACGAGATCCTGCCTGAAGGGAATATCGTCGAGTACATTTACAATGAGCTTGGGGATGTGAGCAAGGTGAAGCTGAGGCGAGGACCAGGAAAGACATCATCTGTGATTGAAACATCGCTCTATGAATATGACCGCGAAAGAAACCTCACTGCCTATGAAGTTAAAGAAGGAGATGAAAACGGTGTACGCGCGCTCAGGGAAGAGTATGTGTATGCAGCCTGGAATAAATTGAAGACTATTTATCCTGAAGCGGGAAATAATAGCATAAGTTATGGAATTGGTCAGCACCTCAAGTTTGAAGGAGCAAGAGAGCCTGTCACTCCTGTAGGCACACCCGGATGGTTTTATTATTATGACCATATGCTACGCCTGATAAAGGTTGCCGAGTTTCCAAATTCTCTGAATCTTATTACGCAATACACATACGACAACTTCGGAAGCATTAAGTCCATGACAGACTCAGCAGGAAATACCACCAATTTTGAGTACGATGACATGGGAAGGCTTCTTTACGTTAATTCAGAGGAAAGAGGTGAAAGCATTTTCTCTTATGATGAGATGTCAGAGCCTGCGACAATTATAGATGGAAATGGCAGGACAAAGCAGATTTCATATGACTCCGAAGGAAGAGTGACAGGCATTGCATATGAGAACGGTGATGATATAAGCCTTATTTATGATGAAGCGGAATCAAGCTATGGCAAAGGAAGGCTCACTTCAGTTGATGATGGAAAATCGGTCATACGCTATAACTATGATGAAACTGGTAATGTAACAAGCGAAGTCAAAAGCATGGATGGTAAAAATTATAATATGACTTATGCGTATGATAAAAACGGAAGGGTGGCTAAGAATATCTATCCTTCGGGCTTGGAAGTTTCCTATGAGTATCCGTGGGGCGGTGATTATCCTGACAGGATAAAAATAAAAAAAGAAAATGGCTCTGTTGCCGAGGTTGATTTCGAACGGGGTGCATTTGGAAGCGAAAAGGTAATTACATATTCAAATGGCGTGAGAGAAAACATTGCTTATGATTCTCAGTTCCGCGTCACAGGGATCACAGCCGGCAAAGGCTCAGGCAGTAGTTTCCTTGAACTTGATATTTCGCGAGACTGGAACGGGAATATCCTTGAGATAGCAGATGGAATTGATTCATCGGATGGCTATTCATATTTGTACGATTCTTTTAATCGTCTAATATCTGCCTCAGGTCCATTTGGTGAAATGAGCTTTGCATATGACAATGTGGGAAACAGAGTCACTTCAATTCTTAATGGAGGAGAAAAAAATTATACCTATTCTGGGAACCGCCTTATGGGCGTTTCCGGCGACACGTCGGGAACTTTTTCTTATAACGATGCAGGAATGCTTGTATCTGACGGAGAGCACATTTATAATTATGATAAAAATAGCATGCTGGAGTCGGTTGTTAAGAACGGTGATAAGGCAGGGCAATACAGATATGATTATATGGGGATGCGTGACAGAAAAATAAAGCATGGCAATTGGCAAAACTATTTTTATGATCTTGACGGCAGACTGATCAGTATAACTGACAGGAACGGGAATCAGGTCTCTGATTTTGTTTATGCAGGGGAAAGAAGGATTGCCGCTGTAATGCCTGATGCTGACACAGCGCCTCAAAGTTACAGGGGAAAGGGAATTAAGAAAAAAACAGGGATTAAGGTTATTGGAAAATACACTGTTACAGTTGATGTTGGCGGAGGAAATCCAAAGCTGAAGATAAAGAAGCGTATAAAAAAGAGAAAAGGGAAGAGCTTTAAGTCAAAGGTTGAATCTGATGTTGATGTATATGGTTCTGCATCATGGGACAGCATAAAAAAGATAGTGTCTGCAAATGTTACCTTGAAGAATAAAGACAGCGCAAAGACCTTATATGATGTAGATGCCAGACTCACTTATACCAGCGTTGCTTCCGTGAAAGTTAGAAATCGGGATGGCACGACTTCAGATGATAAACCTTACTGGTATTATGGGAAGATAGCGGCAGGTGATGAAAACATCGTTCATTGGGAGTTCTCAGATCCTGATATCGTGTCTTTTACTTTCAGCGTCACTGTGATGGGTTCGTACAATCCAGACGGACAGAAGATTTACTATTACCACAACGACCATCTTGGCAGACCTGTAATCATGACAGATGAGGATGGCAGCGTTGCATGGAAGGGAAACTATTATCCATTCGGGAAACTTTATCAATCTGAAGGCACGATAAAGAATAACTTCCGTTTTCCGGGACAATGGGAAGATGAAGAGAGCGGTTTGTTCTATAACGGCGCCCGCTATTACGACCCATCAACAGGCCGCTACATAAGCCCCGATCCAGTCCTCGGCGACCAATACCTCCCGCAAACCCTGAACCCCTATGTGTATGTGACGAACAATCCGTTGGCTCTGACCGACCCGGAGGGGATTTGGCCGGAGGATATTCATAACAAAATAATTGGTCGTGGATTAAGTGATATACTGCTCCCAAATGAAATTAAAACTCTTGAGAAGGCAAGCAAAGATATAGATAATCCTTTAAATCAAGGTAAGGATTCATCTTATCAGCATGCAATGTGTTCACCCTGTCAAACGCCGCAGGAAGCTGAAAGATTATGGAACTTATTTATAGAGCAACAACTTCAAAATGCCATTAATGCACCTAACAGAAAAGAAGCAATTTATGAACTTGGTAAGGGCATGCATGCCTTGATGGATAGCACATCACCAACTCATAAGGGTTTTCAGGTGTGGGGCGGGATGTGGCCGCCATCAATATGGCGTGAGGATTTAAAGCACACTAGAGGAGAAAGAAATATCTCCTATAATGAATTGCAACAAACATCAAGAATAGTAAGAGACTACTACTTAAAATACCAACAGATGAAAATGAGGTGTAGCAGATGA